The Klebsiella sp. RHBSTW-00484 genome includes a window with the following:
- the metJ gene encoding met regulon transcriptional regulator MetJ: protein MAEWSGEYISPYAEHGKKSEQVKKITVSIPLKVLKILTDERTRRQVNNLRHATNSELLCEAFLHAFTGQPLPNDEDLRKERSDEIPEAAKQIMREMGIDPDTWEY from the coding sequence ATGGCTGAATGGAGCGGCGAATATATCAGCCCATACGCTGAGCACGGTAAGAAGAGTGAACAAGTAAAGAAAATTACGGTTTCCATTCCTCTGAAGGTGTTAAAAATCCTCACCGATGAACGCACGCGTCGTCAGGTGAACAACCTGCGTCACGCTACCAACAGCGAACTGCTGTGTGAAGCGTTCCTGCATGCCTTTACCGGTCAACCGTTGCCTAACGATGAAGACCTGCGTAAAGAGCGCAGCGATGAAATCCCGGAAGCGGCGAAACAGATTATGCGTGAAATGGGTATCGACCCGGATACGTGGGAATACTAA
- a CDS encoding YiiX family permuted papain-like enzyme, with product MKYCVLALSLALTFSAHAWEPQTGDIVFQISRSSQSKAIQLATHSDYSHTGMVVIRNKKPYVFEAVGPVVYTPLQKWVAQGEDSKYVVRRVRGGLTATQQKQLAQTAKRYLGQPYDLFFSWSDERQYCSEVVWKVYHRALALQVGKLQKLSEFDLSSPAVRAKLKERYGQNIPLNETVISPQALFDAPQLETVEKNWPLFSW from the coding sequence ATGAAGTATTGTGTTCTGGCGCTTAGCCTGGCGTTGACCTTCTCCGCGCATGCCTGGGAACCGCAGACCGGCGATATCGTTTTTCAAATCTCCCGGTCATCACAAAGCAAAGCTATCCAGCTGGCGACTCATTCCGATTACAGCCACACCGGCATGGTCGTGATTCGCAATAAAAAACCCTACGTCTTTGAAGCCGTTGGGCCGGTGGTTTACACGCCGCTGCAAAAGTGGGTCGCGCAGGGTGAGGACAGCAAATACGTCGTCCGACGCGTGCGCGGTGGGCTTACCGCTACGCAGCAAAAACAGCTGGCGCAAACGGCAAAACGCTACCTCGGTCAACCTTACGATCTCTTCTTCTCATGGAGCGACGAGCGTCAGTACTGCTCCGAGGTCGTGTGGAAGGTGTATCACCGCGCCCTGGCGCTACAGGTGGGTAAACTGCAAAAGCTGAGTGAGTTCGATCTCAGCTCCCCGGCCGTTCGCGCCAAACTCAAAGAACGTTATGGTCAGAATATCCCGCTGAACGAAACCGTGATCTCGCCGCAGGCGCTATTTGACGCCCCGCAACTGGAAACCGTAGAAAAAAACTGGCCGCTGTTCTCCTGGTAA
- a CDS encoding TIGR02117 family protein, producing MTKNLFIAWVCFLLYGCATYPQAIKPTTEKPSLGPEIYIVNHGWHTGIILSADDVNTILPQLKTRFPQEVQWYEIGWGDKGFYQSQEITSRLTLQAMFWSSGAVMHVVAFSGTPERYFSGSTMAELSLSASQNSSLLRYIGRSFSRDETGKLIPLKKGIYGDSQFYAANGRYGILNTCNKWTAKGLESAGMTINPSLKLTAGSVMKAVEKNKGCLNLYCYPL from the coding sequence ATCACGAAAAACCTGTTCATCGCATGGGTGTGCTTTCTACTGTATGGCTGCGCCACCTACCCGCAGGCCATCAAACCCACGACAGAAAAACCGTCTCTCGGGCCAGAAATCTATATCGTCAATCACGGCTGGCATACAGGAATTATCCTGTCTGCCGACGACGTAAACACGATTCTGCCGCAGCTTAAAACGCGTTTCCCCCAAGAGGTACAATGGTATGAAATCGGCTGGGGCGATAAGGGCTTTTACCAGTCTCAGGAGATAACCAGCCGGCTTACGCTCCAGGCGATGTTCTGGTCATCCGGTGCGGTGATGCACGTTGTCGCCTTTTCCGGGACGCCCGAGCGCTATTTTTCCGGCAGCACGATGGCTGAATTAAGCCTGAGCGCAAGCCAGAACAGCAGTCTACTGCGCTACATTGGCCGCAGCTTTTCCCGCGATGAAACAGGCAAGCTGATACCGTTAAAAAAAGGGATCTACGGCGACAGCCAGTTTTACGCGGCAAATGGCCGTTATGGGATACTCAATACCTGTAATAAATGGACGGCAAAGGGGCTGGAAAGCGCGGGGATGACGATTAATCCCTCGCTAAAACTGACGGCGGGAAGCGTGATGAAGGCCGTGGAGAAGAATAAAGGTTGTCTGAATTTGTACTGCTATCCTCTGTAA
- the rpmE gene encoding 50S ribosomal protein L31 has product MKKDIHPKYDEVTANCSCGNVIKIRSTVGHDLNLDVCGKCHPFYTGKQRDVATGGRVDRFNKRFSVPGTSK; this is encoded by the coding sequence ATGAAAAAAGATATTCATCCGAAATACGACGAAGTTACTGCAAACTGCTCTTGCGGTAACGTCATAAAAATCCGTTCTACCGTAGGTCACGACCTGAACCTCGACGTGTGCGGTAAATGCCACCCGTTCTACACCGGCAAACAGCGTGATGTTGCTACCGGTGGCCGTGTTGACCGCTTCAACAAGCGTTTCAGCGTGCCGGGTACCAGCAAGTAA
- the priA gene encoding primosomal protein N', which yields MPVAHVALPVPLPRTFDYLLPDGMPVKAGCRVRVPFGKQERIGIVTAISERSELPLNELKPVAEVLDAEPVFSSSVWRLLLWAVDYYHHPIGDVLFHALPIMLRQGKPASATPMWYWFATEQGQAVDINSLKRSPKQQQALAALRQGKIWRHQVAELEFNDAALQALRGKGLTELASEAPGITDWRTSFSVPGERLRLNTEQATAVGAIHSASDSFSAWLLAGITGSGKTEVYLSVLENVLAQGRQALVMVPEIGLTPQTIARFRHRFNAPVEVLHSGLNDSERLSAWLKAKNGEAAIVIGTRSSLFTPFKDLGVIVIDEEHDSSYKQQEGWRYHARDLAVWRAHSEQIPIILGSATPALETLYNVRQGKYHQLKLTKRAGNARPAQQHVLDLKGQQLQAGLSPALIGRMRQHLQADNQVILFLNRRGFAPALLCHDCGWIAECPRCDSYYTLHQAQHHLRCHHCDSQRPIPRQCPSCGSTHLVPVGLGTEQLEQALAPMFPDVPISRIDRDTTSRKGALEQYLADVNRGGARILIGTQMLAKGHHFPDVTLVSLLDVDGALFSADFRSAERFAQLYTQVSGRAGRAGKQGEVILQTHHPEHPLLQTLLYKGYDAFAEQALAERQSMQLPPWTSHVLIRAEDHNNQQAPLFLQQLRNLLQASPLADDKLWVLGPVPALAPKRGGRWRWQILLQHPSRIRLQHIVSGTLALINTLPEARKVKWVLDVDPIEG from the coding sequence ATGCCCGTCGCTCACGTTGCCCTGCCCGTTCCGCTGCCCCGCACTTTTGACTATTTGCTGCCTGACGGTATGCCGGTCAAAGCGGGCTGTCGCGTGCGCGTCCCGTTCGGCAAGCAGGAGCGCATCGGCATCGTAACGGCGATCAGCGAGCGCAGCGAATTACCGCTCAATGAGCTCAAACCGGTTGCTGAAGTCCTCGACGCCGAGCCCGTCTTCTCCTCTTCCGTCTGGCGACTGCTGCTGTGGGCAGTGGATTACTATCATCATCCGATTGGCGATGTGTTATTCCACGCGCTACCGATCATGTTGCGCCAGGGGAAACCCGCCAGCGCGACGCCGATGTGGTACTGGTTTGCCACCGAGCAAGGGCAAGCGGTTGATATCAATAGTCTTAAACGCTCACCAAAACAACAGCAGGCGCTGGCAGCACTGCGTCAGGGGAAAATCTGGCGTCATCAGGTTGCCGAGCTGGAATTTAACGACGCCGCGCTACAGGCGCTGCGGGGTAAAGGTCTTACTGAGCTGGCCAGCGAAGCGCCTGGTATCACCGACTGGCGAACAAGCTTCTCGGTACCCGGCGAGCGCCTGCGCCTCAATACTGAACAAGCGACCGCCGTTGGCGCGATTCACAGCGCCTCAGACAGCTTTTCCGCCTGGCTGCTGGCCGGGATCACCGGGTCCGGGAAAACGGAAGTTTATCTGAGCGTTCTGGAAAACGTGCTGGCGCAGGGTCGCCAGGCGCTGGTGATGGTGCCGGAAATCGGCCTGACGCCGCAGACTATCGCCCGTTTCCGCCACCGTTTTAACGCTCCGGTAGAAGTGCTGCACTCAGGTCTTAACGACAGCGAGCGTCTTTCGGCGTGGCTAAAAGCCAAAAACGGCGAAGCGGCGATTGTGATCGGCACCCGTTCGTCGCTGTTCACCCCATTCAAAGACCTTGGGGTGATCGTTATCGACGAAGAGCACGACAGTTCTTACAAACAACAGGAAGGCTGGCGCTACCACGCTCGCGATCTGGCGGTCTGGCGCGCACATAGCGAGCAGATCCCGATTATTCTTGGTTCGGCGACCCCGGCGCTGGAAACGCTTTATAACGTTCGTCAGGGCAAGTATCACCAGTTGAAGCTAACCAAACGCGCGGGTAATGCGCGCCCGGCCCAACAACATGTTCTGGATTTAAAAGGGCAGCAGCTCCAGGCCGGGCTTTCTCCGGCGCTGATCGGCCGCATGCGTCAGCATCTGCAGGCCGATAACCAGGTGATTCTATTTTTAAATCGCCGCGGCTTCGCGCCTGCACTACTGTGTCACGACTGCGGCTGGATTGCGGAATGCCCACGCTGCGACAGCTACTACACACTGCATCAGGCCCAGCATCATCTGCGCTGTCACCACTGCGACAGCCAAAGGCCGATTCCACGCCAGTGCCCCTCCTGCGGCTCAACGCACCTGGTACCAGTGGGGCTTGGAACCGAGCAGCTTGAGCAAGCGCTGGCACCGATGTTTCCCGATGTGCCGATTTCCCGTATCGACAGGGATACCACCAGCCGTAAAGGCGCGCTCGAACAATACCTTGCAGATGTTAATCGCGGCGGCGCGCGCATTCTTATCGGTACCCAAATGCTGGCGAAGGGCCATCATTTTCCGGATGTCACCCTGGTCTCTCTATTGGACGTTGACGGAGCGCTGTTTTCCGCTGATTTCCGCTCAGCGGAGCGTTTTGCTCAGCTCTATACGCAGGTTTCGGGACGCGCAGGCCGCGCTGGTAAGCAGGGTGAAGTGATCCTTCAAACTCATCACCCGGAGCACCCACTGCTGCAAACGCTGCTCTATAAAGGATACGACGCGTTTGCCGAGCAGGCGCTAGCGGAGCGGCAGAGTATGCAACTGCCGCCATGGACCAGCCACGTTCTGATTCGCGCGGAAGATCATAATAATCAGCAAGCGCCGCTATTTTTACAGCAGTTGCGTAACCTGCTACAGGCCAGCCCGCTGGCTGACGATAAGCTCTGGGTGCTCGGCCCGGTCCCGGCGCTGGCACCGAAGCGCGGAGGCCGCTGGCGCTGGCAGATTCTGCTCCAGCATCCGTCACGCATTCGTCTGCAGCACATCGTCAGCGGGACCCTGGCGTTGATTAATACCTTACCGGAAGCGCGCAAAGTGAAGTGGGTCCTGGATGTCGATCCTATTGAAGGTTAA